The Candidatus Omnitrophota bacterium genomic interval TATTTTTTCATTGTTAGTTACTTTAATACTTTCGTTACTTCTTACTGCATTTTATTTACAGAATATTAACGAGAGTAATCTTGCGAAAAGATCTGCTGATTCCACGCGTGCTTTTTGGTTGGCCGAAGCAGGGGTGGCGAATGCTTATGTTAATTTTCCCGCAGGTGCCAGCGGTGCTTTGGGGGGAGTAAATTATACTTATAATGCAGTAGTTACGCCCATAAGCGGCAATTACTATACCATTACTTCCACCGGAGGAGTTAATCGTGCCGATGGGGCTGTGATTACGCGTGTAATCACCGCTTCTGTTAAGATTGGCAATACGAATCCTGCAAAGTTTAAATATGGGATTGAAACTACTACGGAATTAGAGATAAAAGGGAGTGTGGATATTAACCCCAACGATAGCTCCAAGGAATATTCTACTTTGGATTTTTCCGACCTTTTTGGGGTGACTAAGGCTCAGATGCAGGCCGGGGCTACCCATTATTATACCCCAAGTAATTTTGGCGCTCCGGTTAATGGCATTACATGGATTGAAGTTCCTTCGGGCCAAACTTTAAGTGTAGCTGGAAATCTTACCGGCAGCGGAGTGCTCGTGATTAATGGCAATGTGAGGTTTTCCGGTACGGTTGTTTTCGACGGGATCATCTATGTAATTGGCACTCTTACTATGGCTGGAAATGTTACTACCAGCGGTAGTGTTTTAGCAGAAAGTAGCACAACAGTAGACACAACTATTACCGGTAATGTTACTATTAATTATGATATCGATAAAATAACTACTGCCTTAGGAGCAGTTGCTTCATTAAATAAACAGGTAGTTTCCTGGAAATCTAATTAAAGATGAATATTTTTTCTAAAATAAAGTTACCCAGAACAAAGGATAAGTTTAGTATTGGGCTGGATATTGGTACGCAGTCGATTAAATGCGTAAGATTAAAAATTAATAATATTATCGAGCTTGTTAATTTTGATTTAGAGGAAGGCCAGCTTGATCCGACGGATGTGCTCAAGAAAATTAGGCATGTTCAGGATGCCGACCTGGTAAATTTATCTTTTTGCGGTACATCTACGGTTATTCGTTACGTAAATTTTATGCGGATGAGTAAAACCGAACTTAGGCAGGCACTTAAATTTGAAGCCCAAAAATATATTCCTTTTTCACTTAATGAGGTTTATCTTGATGCTGAGATTTTGAAGAATGACTTGCCCGAAAATAAGATGTTGGTATTGATTGCTGCTATAAAAAAAGAATTGATGCAGCAAAGGTTCCGGATCCTGGAGAATGCGGGATTAAGGCCCAATATTATTGATATAGATTCGCTTGCCCTGGTTAATTCTTTTAATTTTAATTATCCTAGGGTAGATGTTCCGGAAGATAAGTCTATTTGCCTTTTAAATATCGGCGCATCAGTCAGTAATGTTAATATCCTTGATAATGGAATCCCGCGTTTGAGCCGCGATATACATTGTGGGGGTGCAAATTTTACCAAGAAACTTATGGATATCTTTGAGATTGATTTTAAGCAGGCAGAGGAGCAAAAGATCAATCCTGCCGAGGATAAGGCTGATAAAGTAAAGGCTGGGATTGAGAGTGTGCTCACAAGCCTGGCCACCGAGATACGTACCTCATTCGATTATTATGAAAGTCAAAATACCTCCAGTGTAGTTAAAATATTCTTAAGCGGCGGGGGTAGTAAAATTAACGGCTTAATCCAGATGCTATCTGCTTGTTTAGGTATTCCGGTAGAGCCTTGGGATCCGTTTAAACAGATAAAGATCTCCGACAAAATAGATATGCAAAAATTAAACGATTTTTCCGCTCAGTTTAATATTGCCGTTGGTTTGGCGTTGCGTTAAAAATGATAGAGATAAATTTATTACCTGAAGAGTTAAGAGTTAAAACTAGAGAGAAGGTTTCTGAACAGGTTACCGTAGAGACCAGATCGTTTTTGAATCAGGACCAATTATTTGTTTTTGCTATTCCCGTTTTGCTTAGCTTGTTGGTTTTAGTGCATTTATATTTTGGAGTCGTTAGTATATCCCAGAATGGGAAACTGGCGTCTTTGAACCGAAAATGGATAGAACTTGGCCCACAGAAAAAAGTGTTGGATGAATTTAATCAGAGATATTCGACAGCTTCTCAAGATGCGGGCCTTATGCAGCTTTTGATCAGGCAAAGGGTTCTTTGGGCGCAGAAATTAAATGATTTAAGTTTAAATTTACCCGTTGGGGTTTGGTTTAATGATATATCGTTTGTTAAGCAGAATATAACTATTCAGGGTTCGGTGGTTTCATTGAAAATGGAGGAGCTTAACTTGATTAATAGGCTCCTGAATAGTTTGAAAACGGATAATGGATTTTCAAAAGATTTCACCAATCTTGAATTGAGTAATGTGCAGAAACGGGCTGTTGGCAGTTATGATGTTGCAGATTTTGTTTTACAAGGGGCTTTGAAGTTAAAATGAGCTTAGCTAATATACAATTGGATAAGCAGAAAAAGGTATTAATTGTGATATTCTGTATTCTTATTGTTTATGTGGATATAACTTATATCTTGAAAACTCAAGTTGCTGATTTAAATAAACTAAACCCTAAGATTATCAGGCTGGAAAATGACCTTAAGAATTTAAACCGCGATCTTAAAAAGATGCGTGATTCTGAGGGTAAGCAGAGTTTACCAGTAGAGAAGCCTATCCTAAAATCTTCTAAGATTCTTTTTGAGGGACAGATACCTGGACTCCTGCAGGATATTTCAAATGAGGCCAATAAATTAGGCATAAAGATTAAAAAGATACGGCCAAGCCATGAAGTCCAAACTGAAAAACCAATTATGCCTATGGGCAAGCTTGTGCCTATTCTGATTAACTTAGATTTGATTTGCGACTACCATAATTTAGGCAAGTTCATCAATAAGTTAGAGAGTTCCGATGTTTTTATGGGGATACAAGAGCTTAAAATTTCAACGGAGTTGCCGGATTATTTAAAACAGAAAGTTACCTTGGTTATAAAAACATATGTTATTAAATAAGAAATTTTTAATTTCTTTATTTTTTCTTTTGGTAAATTTATCTTTGGTTTTTGGGCAAAATGAATTTATTTACGATGCCAAAGGTAAGCGTAATCCTTTCATTCCTTTGGTAACTCCTGAAGGCAGGCTGCTTAAGCTCGATAAGCAGGAGGTTGCCTCTTCGGGTGGCCTGATGATAGAAGGAATTATTTATGATAAACTTGGCCGTTCACTTGCCATAGTTAATGGTGAAGTTGTTGGGATTGGAGATCCCGTAGGAGATTATCAGGTTTTAAAAATTTATGAAAATAAGGTAGTTTTCGTAAAGAATGGCGAACCTTTCGAAGTGGAGTTAAATAAGGAGGAGACAAAGTGAGAAAGTTATTATTAATATTTATCTTTACTTTTTATGCCTTAGCATTTGCTGCTCAAGGTACTCAAAGCATGCAAGAGGATCATCTATCCAAAAAACAGCTGGCGTTGCCTTCGGTTACTACTCCTCCTCAGGCTACAGGGGTAGCTGTGCCGGATCCTGTTTCTTCTGTACCTGGAAACGTCTCTCTTGATTTTAAAGAGGCCGATATTAGTAATGTTCTTAAAATTATTTCTTATAAATCCGGAGTAAATATTGTAACTACTCCGGATGTTATCGGTAATGTTTCGGTGCGCCTAACTGATGTGCCTTGGGATATGGCGCTGGATGTAATCTTGAAAACTTATGGTTTCGGATATCAGCGGCAAGGCAATGTTATTTTAGTTACTAAGATGGAAAATGTGGCCAAGATTGCCGCGGATGAGCCTCTGCAGACAGAGATTATCACGCTTAAATTTTTAGACGCCCAGGATGCGCAAAAGATCATTATACCTTTACTTTCTCCGCGTGGAAGAGTGTCGGTTTTATATACACGCGGCCAGAAAGGGTGGCAGTTCGGGACATTTCAGATTGGTAAGGGGACTACTGGCTCCAGTTCGGCTTTGACAAAAGAATCAGCCGGGCAGACTAAAGCCGAAACGATTTCTTATGAGAAGAGCGCTACCGGAGAAACAGTGATGAAAAAAGCAGAGTTTGATCCTTCCGTAAAATCTAAAATTCTGATAATTACCGATACTGCCAGTACGCTTGATAGAATACGTAATATTATTTTACCTAAGATCGATATTAAGCCCAAACAGGTGCTTATTGAAACTAGGATTATCGAAGTTAGCCGGGATAAGCTAAGAGACCTTGGCCTTGATTGGGGTTTAGGTGGAAGTAATACCGCTAGGACAAATACGATTACGATGCAGGAAGTTGCCAAAGGTAAAGATATAGGAGGCCACGGAGGTACTCTTACGACAACTACTAGCCCTCTGACGCCTTCTTTGTTTGATCCGGCGACAAGTACGATTTTAGGGCATGAGCCTTATAATGCAGGGGCTGAATTTGTATTCCAGAAATTAACCGGCACAAGATTCGAGGCAGTTGTGCATGCTTTGGAGGATGACGCCAATACCAATACTTTATCCGCGCCAAGTATTCTTACTATTGATAACCAAGAAGCTTCTATCTTAGTGGGTCTGCATACGCCGATTCTAAGCTCAAGCGTTACTGCCGGCTCAACTAATTCCGGCCCTACGCAAACACAAACCCTGGATTATTATCAGGAGATTGGTATTCGGCTCAATGTTGTCCCTCAAATAAGTGAGGAAGGCTATATCAATATGATAATCCATCCTAGTGTAACTTCGTCTTCGGCAAATGTTACCGCGACCAATGTAGCAGGGGATCCGGTTACAGGCGCAATATCAACAACAGTTTCTTATCCGATCATTGATGTGCGCGAAGCGCAGACACAAGTTTTACTTAGAAATGGAGAAACCGTTGTGATTGGCGGTTTACTTAAGGATGTTAAAGGAAAAGAGCTTATCGGAATACCTTTCTTAAAAGACCTCCCCTGGGGGCTGGGTAAGCTTTTTGGCCGGGAGACAACACATGTAACTAAGATTGATCTTTTGATCTTTATCAAGGCAAAGATAGTTAATGAGGGCGATCTTACCCCAGAAGAATTGGCTAAGCTTGAGAAAAGGCTTGGCCAGCCACAGGTTGTTGAAATCAAAAAAGAACCTTTAGATCGTAAGAAAAAGAAATAGAAAATTAGGGACCGTTTCTATTTTTTAATAAAGTCACATTTTTTAAAAAAATAGTAAAAAATAGAAACGGTCCCAGTTTTCAGTATTATTATGTACAGAGTAAATTTTAGTTTTTCTAAAACAGGACTGATGCGTTATATTTCGCATTTAGACCTTATGCGGCTATTTTTTCGCGCAATGCGACGGGCAGATTTACCCCTGAAGTTGTCAGAAGGTTTTAGCCCGCATCCTAAATTAAGCTTTAAGCGGGCTTTAAAGCTGGGAGTAGAGAGTGAAAATGAAGAAGCTTCGATAATCTTGAGGTTTCCGATTGCGCCTGCGGATTTTAAGAATAGCTTGCAAAAACAATTACCAGAAGGGATTAAGTTAAAAGATGTCCAAGGAAATTTTAATTAATGTTGAAACACAAGAGAAGCGGGTTGCTATAGTTGAAGATGGGCAACTCTTAGAGTTTCATATCGAGCGCCCGCAGGATCGTACCATCGTTGGTAATATCTATAAGGGAAGGATTGAGGCGGTTATGCCTTCAATCGGGGCAGCCTTTGTGGATATTGGTTTAGCCAAGAATGGTTTTTTATATTTATCAGAAATTTCATCTGCTTATGAATCTGTGGAAGCACCGCAGCAGACTCCGATTAAAGAGGTAAAAAAAGGCCAGGAGGTTTTGGTTCAGGTGGTCAAGGAGTCTTTTGGCACTAAAGGGCCCCGGCTTTCCACACAAATTGGTTTGGCCGGAAGATACCTAGTAATTATGCCGCTTGATAAACAAGGTGGAATTTCCCGTCGTATCGAAGATGAAGCTGAAAGAAGAAGGCTGCGGGAAATTTTTAAGGGCCTTAAATTTCCTGATCCTGTAGGTTTTATTGTGCGTACTGCCTCCAGCGGAAGGAGCCAGCAGGAGCTGACTCGTGACGCGCAGTTTCTCTATAAGATGTGGAAACGCCTGGAGAAAAATGCGCAGGGCAGGAAAGCCCCGGCTTTAGTTTATGAGGAGTATGATTTAACCTTACGGGCAATCCGCGATTCATTTACTGAAGATGTCACTAAGCTTATTGTAGATTCTAAGCCTGAATTTTACCGTATTCAGCATTTCATGCGTACTTTTTTAAGTTATCTGTGTAAAAAGGTTGAGTTTTATAAAGGGGATGACCTTTTTGGCGCAAAAGACGTAGAAAAACAGATCAATCATATTTTTGAGAGCCATGTTTACATGAAATCAAAGGCTTACCTGATTATCGAACCCACAGAAGGCCTGGTTGTAATCGATGTAAACAGCGGTGGTTTTAAGAAAAAAGTTGAACAAGAGGAGATGGCCTTTAAGGTTAATGCTGAGGCCGCAGTTGAGATTGCCCGGCAACTTGTTTTACGTGATTTAGGCGGCATCATTGTGATTGATTTCATCGATATGGAACGTGAAAGCCATCGCCGGGAGCTGCTTAATATTCTTAAAAAAGCATTATCCGGTGACCGGGCAAAGTATGACATTTTGGGGATCTCTAAATTTGGAATAGTAGAGATGACCCGCGAACGGATTCATAAAACAGTGCAGATGCTTTCTTTTCATCCCTGCCCGTATTGTAAGGGTAAAGGTAAACTGCGTTCACCCCAAACTATGGGGATTTTTGCCTTAAAAGAGCTCAAGCGTTACCTTAAAGGCAAATCCTTAAAACAGGTTTCAGTTACTATGGCTGCGCCTGTGATTGATGAAATCTTAAAAGATAAGGAGGCCCTGCGCGCGCTTGAGCATAAATACAGGATCAAGATTAACCTTATCTCAAACCCTGCTGCGCATTTGGAAGACATCAAAATAGCTTGACCCGTTAATCCGTCAGGTATATAATATTAAGTTCAAATTTAACTAATTATTCACTCAAAAAGCCTGCTCTGTTTTTTGTT includes:
- the pilM gene encoding type IV pilus assembly protein PilM; protein product: MNIFSKIKLPRTKDKFSIGLDIGTQSIKCVRLKINNIIELVNFDLEEGQLDPTDVLKKIRHVQDADLVNLSFCGTSTVIRYVNFMRMSKTELRQALKFEAQKYIPFSLNEVYLDAEILKNDLPENKMLVLIAAIKKELMQQRFRILENAGLRPNIIDIDSLALVNSFNFNYPRVDVPEDKSICLLNIGASVSNVNILDNGIPRLSRDIHCGGANFTKKLMDIFEIDFKQAEEQKINPAEDKADKVKAGIESVLTSLATEIRTSFDYYESQNTSSVVKIFLSGGGSKINGLIQMLSACLGIPVEPWDPFKQIKISDKIDMQKLNDFSAQFNIAVGLALR
- a CDS encoding PilN domain-containing protein, yielding MIEINLLPEELRVKTREKVSEQVTVETRSFLNQDQLFVFAIPVLLSLLVLVHLYFGVVSISQNGKLASLNRKWIELGPQKKVLDEFNQRYSTASQDAGLMQLLIRQRVLWAQKLNDLSLNLPVGVWFNDISFVKQNITIQGSVVSLKMEELNLINRLLNSLKTDNGFSKDFTNLELSNVQKRAVGSYDVADFVLQGALKLK
- the pilO gene encoding type 4a pilus biogenesis protein PilO, with the translated sequence MSLANIQLDKQKKVLIVIFCILIVYVDITYILKTQVADLNKLNPKIIRLENDLKNLNRDLKKMRDSEGKQSLPVEKPILKSSKILFEGQIPGLLQDISNEANKLGIKIKKIRPSHEVQTEKPIMPMGKLVPILINLDLICDYHNLGKFINKLESSDVFMGIQELKISTELPDYLKQKVTLVIKTYVIK
- a CDS encoding secretin and TonB N-terminal domain-containing protein, whose protein sequence is MRKLLLIFIFTFYALAFAAQGTQSMQEDHLSKKQLALPSVTTPPQATGVAVPDPVSSVPGNVSLDFKEADISNVLKIISYKSGVNIVTTPDVIGNVSVRLTDVPWDMALDVILKTYGFGYQRQGNVILVTKMENVAKIAADEPLQTEIITLKFLDAQDAQKIIIPLLSPRGRVSVLYTRGQKGWQFGTFQIGKGTTGSSSALTKESAGQTKAETISYEKSATGETVMKKAEFDPSVKSKILIITDTASTLDRIRNIILPKIDIKPKQVLIETRIIEVSRDKLRDLGLDWGLGGSNTARTNTITMQEVAKGKDIGGHGGTLTTTTSPLTPSLFDPATSTILGHEPYNAGAEFVFQKLTGTRFEAVVHALEDDANTNTLSAPSILTIDNQEASILVGLHTPILSSSVTAGSTNSGPTQTQTLDYYQEIGIRLNVVPQISEEGYINMIIHPSVTSSSANVTATNVAGDPVTGAISTTVSYPIIDVREAQTQVLLRNGETVVIGGLLKDVKGKELIGIPFLKDLPWGLGKLFGRETTHVTKIDLLIFIKAKIVNEGDLTPEELAKLEKRLGQPQVVEIKKEPLDRKKKK
- a CDS encoding TIGR03936 family radical SAM-associated protein, which encodes MYRVNFSFSKTGLMRYISHLDLMRLFFRAMRRADLPLKLSEGFSPHPKLSFKRALKLGVESENEEASIILRFPIAPADFKNSLQKQLPEGIKLKDVQGNFN
- a CDS encoding Rne/Rng family ribonuclease, yielding MSKEILINVETQEKRVAIVEDGQLLEFHIERPQDRTIVGNIYKGRIEAVMPSIGAAFVDIGLAKNGFLYLSEISSAYESVEAPQQTPIKEVKKGQEVLVQVVKESFGTKGPRLSTQIGLAGRYLVIMPLDKQGGISRRIEDEAERRRLREIFKGLKFPDPVGFIVRTASSGRSQQELTRDAQFLYKMWKRLEKNAQGRKAPALVYEEYDLTLRAIRDSFTEDVTKLIVDSKPEFYRIQHFMRTFLSYLCKKVEFYKGDDLFGAKDVEKQINHIFESHVYMKSKAYLIIEPTEGLVVIDVNSGGFKKKVEQEEMAFKVNAEAAVEIARQLVLRDLGGIIVIDFIDMERESHRRELLNILKKALSGDRAKYDILGISKFGIVEMTRERIHKTVQMLSFHPCPYCKGKGKLRSPQTMGIFALKELKRYLKGKSLKQVSVTMAAPVIDEILKDKEALRALEHKYRIKINLISNPAAHLEDIKIA